From the Thermococcus guaymasensis DSM 11113 genome, one window contains:
- a CDS encoding aminotransferase class I/II-fold pyridoxal phosphate-dependent enzyme, protein MAGMRVDLLEKKLRELRAKGVKVKFIYTIPTGQNPMGVTMIKERRKHLLELASEYDLLIIEDAAYNFMRYEGEATPLKAMDEEGRVIVAGTLSKVLGTGFRVG, encoded by the coding sequence ATGGCGGGCATGAGGGTTGACCTGCTCGAGAAGAAGTTGAGGGAGCTGAGGGCGAAAGGAGTCAAGGTCAAGTTCATTTACACAATTCCGACCGGTCAGAACCCGATGGGCGTCACCATGATCAAAGAGAGGAGAAAGCACCTCCTCGAACTAGCAAGCGAGTACGACCTCCTCATCATCGAGGATGCCGCCTACAACTTCATGCGCTATGAAGGAGAGGCGACCCCGCTTAAGGCCATGGACGAGGAGGGTCGCGTTATAGTGGCCGGAACCCTCAGCAAGGTTCTCGGAACCGGCTTCAGGGTCGGGTGA
- the infB gene encoding translation initiation factor IF-2, producing the protein MRMTKKIRQPIIAVLGHVDHGKTTLLDRIRNTNVASKEAGGITQHIGATEVPIDVVKQLAGPLIKIWKGEIKLPGLLFIDTPGHEAFTSLRARGGSLADLAVLVVDINEGFQPQTIESIEILRRYRTPFIVAANKIDRIKGWVIEEDEPFLINIKKQDQRAVQELETKLWELIGKFYELGFQANRFDRVQDFTRELAIVPISAKYGIGVPELLVLIAGLSQKYLEQKLKIEVEGPARGTILEVREEVGLGTTIDVIIYDGTLRKDDTIVVGGKDKAIVTKIRALLKPKPLDEIRDPRFRFDQVDEVTAAAGVKIAAPGLEEALAGSPVIAARSEEEIEKAKQEILGQIQSVVISTGKIGVIVKADTLGSLEALSKELQEKNIPIRKADVGNISKTDVMEALSVREEEPKYGVVLGFNVKVNEDAGEVAKAKGVPIFVGSIIYKLIEDYEAWVKAEEEKRKRELLKNVTFPGVIRLYPDERYVFRRSKPAIVGIEVLEGRIRPGVALIKETGEKVGVIKSIKNKNDFVQEAKKGDAVAIAIEGAIVGRHIHPGETLYVDLSKNDVIILAKQLKNELEETDIKALKMTAKVKAKQDPFWKAV; encoded by the coding sequence ATGAGGATGACCAAGAAGATTAGACAGCCCATCATAGCGGTTCTCGGGCACGTGGATCACGGAAAGACTACTTTGCTTGACAGGATAAGAAATACTAATGTTGCAAGTAAAGAAGCGGGCGGAATAACCCAGCACATCGGCGCAACGGAAGTCCCAATTGACGTCGTCAAGCAGTTAGCCGGCCCGCTCATCAAGATATGGAAGGGCGAGATAAAGCTTCCCGGCCTGCTCTTCATCGACACCCCCGGCCACGAGGCGTTTACAAGTCTGCGCGCGAGGGGAGGTAGTTTAGCCGATTTGGCCGTTCTCGTCGTGGACATCAACGAGGGCTTCCAGCCCCAGACGATAGAGAGCATCGAGATACTGAGGCGTTACCGGACGCCCTTCATAGTCGCCGCCAACAAGATAGACAGGATAAAGGGCTGGGTAATTGAGGAGGACGAACCCTTCCTGATAAACATCAAGAAGCAGGATCAGAGGGCAGTTCAGGAACTGGAGACCAAGCTCTGGGAGCTTATCGGAAAGTTCTACGAGCTCGGCTTCCAGGCGAACCGCTTTGACCGCGTCCAGGACTTCACGCGCGAGCTGGCCATAGTCCCGATTTCGGCCAAATACGGCATCGGTGTCCCTGAACTCCTCGTGCTCATAGCGGGTCTCAGCCAGAAGTACCTTGAGCAGAAGCTCAAGATCGAGGTCGAGGGACCGGCGCGCGGAACAATCCTTGAGGTTCGCGAGGAGGTCGGCCTCGGAACCACAATAGACGTCATCATCTACGACGGAACCCTGAGGAAGGATGACACGATAGTCGTTGGAGGCAAGGACAAGGCGATAGTGACCAAAATCCGCGCACTCCTCAAGCCGAAGCCCCTCGACGAGATTCGCGACCCGAGGTTCCGCTTCGACCAGGTTGATGAGGTAACTGCCGCGGCTGGTGTCAAGATAGCCGCCCCCGGCCTTGAGGAGGCCCTGGCCGGTTCACCGGTAATAGCGGCCCGCTCCGAGGAGGAGATAGAGAAGGCCAAGCAGGAAATTCTGGGCCAGATACAGAGCGTCGTCATAAGCACGGGCAAGATAGGCGTCATCGTCAAGGCCGACACCCTCGGTTCGCTTGAGGCCCTTAGCAAGGAGCTCCAGGAGAAGAACATTCCAATAAGGAAGGCCGACGTCGGCAACATCAGCAAGACCGACGTCATGGAAGCTCTGAGCGTCCGCGAGGAGGAGCCGAAGTACGGCGTCGTCCTTGGCTTCAACGTCAAGGTCAATGAGGATGCTGGGGAGGTCGCCAAGGCCAAGGGAGTGCCGATTTTCGTGGGCAGCATCATCTACAAGCTCATAGAGGACTACGAGGCCTGGGTTAAGGCCGAGGAGGAGAAGAGGAAGCGTGAGCTCTTGAAGAACGTCACCTTCCCAGGAGTTATCAGGCTCTACCCTGACGAGCGCTACGTCTTCAGGAGAAGCAAACCAGCAATCGTCGGTATCGAGGTTCTAGAGGGCCGGATACGGCCTGGTGTGGCCCTCATCAAGGAAACGGGCGAGAAAGTCGGCGTCATCAAGTCCATCAAGAACAAGAACGACTTCGTTCAGGAGGCCAAGAAGGGGGACGCTGTTGCCATAGCGATTGAGGGGGCGATAGTTGGCAGGCACATCCACCCTGGAGAGACACTCTACGTCGACCTGAGCAAGAACGACGTCATCATACTCGCCAAACAGCTCAAGAACGAGCTTGAGGAGACCGACATAAAGGCCCTCAAGATGACAGCAAAGGTTAAGGCGAAGCAGGATCCGTTCTGGAAGGCGGTTTAA
- a CDS encoding ATP-binding cassette domain-containing protein, translating into MPKRSEPVATVKNLTVKFRYNVALEDLTVEIGRGRVLLLGSNGSGKTTLMRVLSGLLRPTRGTVRVLGHDPFRESGELYSKMLYSRDVEDIPYMLKVSTVIDMLSDIYGDSKVDKAVKLLKLEEHTFKRIGELSKGLRRRVSMIEPLSSGRELILMDEPFSGLDAESRIIIARALSDLPKKTTLVIASHIPLNMGIDQMIVLEGGKLSYNGPYNDEVARKYLAWMEELTGGAKAQRA; encoded by the coding sequence ATGCCAAAAAGGAGTGAGCCAGTGGCAACAGTGAAGAACCTCACCGTCAAGTTCCGCTACAACGTCGCCCTCGAAGACTTGACCGTTGAGATTGGAAGGGGTAGAGTTCTCCTCCTCGGATCCAACGGCTCAGGAAAGACGACCCTCATGCGCGTTCTTTCAGGGCTGCTCCGGCCCACGAGAGGCACGGTGAGGGTACTCGGCCACGACCCCTTCAGGGAGAGCGGTGAGCTCTACTCGAAGATGCTGTACTCAAGGGACGTTGAGGACATTCCTTACATGCTTAAGGTCTCAACGGTCATTGATATGCTTTCGGATATCTACGGAGACTCAAAGGTAGATAAAGCCGTAAAGCTGCTCAAACTCGAAGAGCATACCTTCAAGAGGATAGGCGAACTGTCAAAGGGGCTGAGAAGAAGGGTCTCGATGATAGAACCCCTCTCCAGCGGCAGGGAGCTCATCCTCATGGACGAGCCCTTCAGCGGTCTCGACGCCGAAAGCAGGATAATCATAGCCCGCGCCCTTTCCGACCTCCCGAAGAAGACGACCCTCGTGATCGCCAGCCACATCCCGCTGAACATGGGGATAGACCAGATGATCGTCCTTGAGGGCGGAAAGTTAAGCTACAACGGCCCCTACAACGATGAAGTTGCACGGAAATACCTGGCCTGGATGGAGGAGCTCACGGGCGGTGCAAAGGCACAACGAGCGTAA
- the ndk gene encoding nucleoside-diphosphate kinase: MAENKVERTLVILKPDAVVRGLIGEIISRFEKRGLKIVGMKMIWIDRELAEKHYEEHKGKPFFEALIDYITKAPSVVMVVEGRYAISVVRKMAGATDPKDAEPGSIRGDYGLDVGDAIYNVIHASDSPESAEREINLYFKPEELYSYCKAADWFYHTHARAKREYLDSMDCLER; the protein is encoded by the coding sequence ATGGCTGAGAACAAGGTAGAGAGAACCCTCGTGATTCTGAAGCCGGACGCCGTTGTCAGAGGCCTCATAGGCGAAATCATAAGCCGTTTTGAGAAGAGAGGCCTCAAGATAGTGGGAATGAAGATGATATGGATTGACCGCGAGCTCGCTGAAAAGCACTACGAGGAGCACAAAGGGAAGCCCTTCTTCGAGGCTCTGATAGATTACATTACCAAAGCCCCGAGCGTCGTCATGGTCGTTGAGGGGCGCTACGCGATAAGCGTCGTCAGGAAGATGGCCGGCGCCACTGACCCGAAGGACGCCGAGCCTGGAAGCATAAGGGGTGACTACGGCCTCGACGTTGGCGATGCGATTTACAACGTTATCCACGCCTCGGACAGCCCGGAAAGCGCCGAGAGGGAGATAAACCTCTACTTCAAGCCGGAGGAGCTCTACAGCTACTGTAAAGCGGCGGACTGGTTCTACCACACCCACGCAAGGGCAAAGAGAGAGTACCTAGACAGCATGGACTGCCTTGAAAGGTGA
- the rlmD gene encoding 23S rRNA (uracil(1939)-C(5))-methyltransferase RlmD — MQIEGKVKALNEDGLGVLVEGNRKIHVPFAYPGDVVRITSKKRRFGRLIARDFELIEPSPLRQTPRCPHFGKCGGCLWQGMKYKEQLRLKAELFERITGINAPVKGSPKIWGFRNVSNFIITAAGTGLKEYENPLGVVNLFECPVFSKRTPEYLRALRDFLAETRLRPWNLRKKSGDVHYLQIREGKFTGEVMVNLITHVEPSEGVVEAFMGYFSFADSLYWSVKGDERDDPHGEPELVGGKPLISEKIGDVVYLIHPNSFFQTNSYALELLLRAVEGFTDGERVLDLYSGVGTFGVWLAKRGFDVEGVEINPFAVEMAKGNAELNGVDAKFHVGRSEETLIGDYDTVIVDPPRKGLKGAAELLVRSGVEKIVYVSCNPKAFKLDYENHLRKAYRVEEAVLVDMFPHTPHVEAVVELVRKF; from the coding sequence ATGCAGATAGAAGGAAAGGTCAAAGCGCTCAACGAGGACGGTCTCGGTGTTCTCGTTGAAGGGAACAGAAAGATACACGTCCCATTCGCTTATCCCGGCGACGTCGTGAGAATTACCTCTAAAAAGAGGCGCTTTGGAAGGCTAATTGCAAGGGACTTTGAGCTGATCGAGCCCTCTCCCCTGCGACAGACCCCAAGGTGCCCCCACTTTGGGAAGTGCGGCGGCTGTCTCTGGCAGGGAATGAAATACAAGGAACAGCTAAGGCTTAAAGCTGAGCTCTTCGAGCGGATAACTGGGATAAACGCGCCGGTAAAGGGTTCACCCAAAATCTGGGGCTTCAGGAACGTCAGCAACTTCATAATTACCGCTGCGGGAACAGGTCTCAAGGAGTACGAAAACCCACTCGGCGTTGTGAACCTTTTCGAGTGTCCTGTCTTCTCGAAGAGAACTCCCGAATACCTCCGCGCGCTCCGGGATTTTCTGGCCGAGACCAGGTTGAGGCCCTGGAACCTGCGGAAGAAGAGCGGCGACGTCCACTACCTCCAGATAAGGGAGGGCAAGTTCACGGGAGAAGTCATGGTGAACCTCATAACCCACGTCGAGCCCTCGGAGGGAGTTGTTGAGGCCTTTATGGGCTATTTCTCCTTCGCCGATTCGCTATACTGGAGCGTCAAAGGTGACGAAAGAGATGACCCGCATGGAGAGCCCGAACTGGTTGGAGGGAAGCCCCTTATAAGCGAGAAAATCGGCGACGTGGTGTATTTAATCCATCCAAACAGCTTCTTCCAGACCAACAGCTACGCCCTTGAGCTTCTCCTCAGGGCCGTTGAGGGCTTCACCGACGGCGAAAGGGTCCTCGACCTCTACTCCGGCGTCGGCACCTTCGGCGTCTGGCTTGCCAAAAGGGGCTTTGATGTTGAGGGGGTCGAAATAAACCCCTTCGCTGTTGAGATGGCCAAGGGAAACGCCGAGCTGAACGGGGTAGATGCCAAATTCCATGTCGGAAGGAGTGAAGAAACCTTAATTGGAGACTACGACACCGTGATAGTTGACCCCCCGCGGAAGGGGCTGAAGGGGGCGGCGGAGCTGCTGGTAAGGAGCGGTGTTGAGAAGATCGTTTATGTCTCCTGCAATCCAAAGGCATTCAAACTTGACTACGAGAACCACCTGAGAAAAGCTTACCGCGTGGAGGAAGCGGTTCTCGTGGACATGTTCCCGCACACGCCGCATGTTGAGGCTGTGGTTGAACTTGTCAGAAAGTTTTAA
- a CDS encoding ATP-binding protein, whose translation MSELFVNRVEELEALRKAYASNRKELIIVYGRRRIGKTTLVKKSVKGLKHVYFFAEETLEEENLQAFRSLVARALGNPVIAKAELSWEELFELLDGSGAIVIIDEFPNLIKSNRAVVSKFQKIWDGVKDLKLVLTGSSISVMESHVLNYKSPLYGRRTLSMKLNPLSFFHLKEFFPEKGWEELVRIYGITDGIPAYIEEVRFRLRAGERLEEVFQPNKPLFDEAEFLLRSELREPARYFAILKAIAFGKTRFGEIVGFTGLPNSTVSQYLSNLQKLHIVEERHPVGEPERRRNARYYLSDLYFTFWFRFIYPNRSQLFDFGYIENFEEEYNRYLGFVFEKVAEQFLRKLNRVGKLPFRFTKIGRWWHKNEEIDLLALNEREKKALLVEVKWKELKRREAKGILKDLERKAELVGLDGWEKSYGIVAKNIKGEDEIRGERWLVWELRDFSRLMQEENG comes from the coding sequence ATGAGCGAACTATTTGTGAACAGGGTGGAAGAACTTGAGGCACTCAGAAAGGCCTATGCAAGCAACAGGAAGGAGCTCATAATAGTTTACGGGCGCAGGAGAATTGGAAAGACTACACTGGTCAAAAAGTCCGTGAAAGGGCTCAAACACGTCTACTTCTTCGCAGAGGAGACCCTAGAGGAGGAAAATCTTCAAGCTTTTAGGAGCTTAGTGGCGAGGGCCTTGGGAAATCCGGTCATAGCGAAGGCCGAGCTCTCATGGGAAGAGCTCTTTGAGCTGCTCGACGGCTCTGGAGCCATTGTCATAATAGACGAGTTCCCAAACCTGATAAAGTCCAACAGAGCTGTAGTCTCGAAGTTCCAAAAGATCTGGGACGGAGTGAAAGACCTCAAACTCGTTCTAACTGGCTCTTCAATAAGCGTTATGGAAAGCCACGTTCTCAACTATAAGAGCCCGCTCTACGGCAGGAGGACGCTTTCTATGAAGCTCAACCCCCTGAGCTTCTTCCACCTGAAAGAGTTTTTCCCGGAGAAGGGGTGGGAGGAACTCGTGAGGATTTATGGCATAACCGATGGGATACCGGCATACATTGAGGAGGTTCGCTTCAGGCTTAGGGCGGGCGAAAGGCTTGAGGAGGTTTTCCAGCCAAACAAGCCCCTCTTTGACGAGGCTGAATTCCTCCTCAGGAGCGAGCTAAGGGAGCCGGCGCGCTACTTCGCGATACTCAAAGCGATAGCCTTTGGGAAGACGAGGTTCGGCGAGATAGTGGGCTTTACGGGCCTTCCGAACTCGACGGTCTCGCAATACCTCAGCAACCTCCAGAAGCTCCACATCGTCGAGGAGAGACACCCCGTGGGGGAGCCAGAGAGAAGAAGGAACGCCCGCTATTATCTAAGCGACCTCTACTTCACCTTCTGGTTCCGCTTCATCTACCCCAACCGCTCCCAGCTCTTCGATTTCGGCTACATCGAGAACTTTGAGGAGGAATACAACCGCTACCTCGGCTTCGTCTTTGAGAAAGTGGCGGAGCAGTTTTTAAGGAAGCTGAACAGGGTTGGAAAGCTTCCCTTCAGGTTTACTAAAATCGGCCGCTGGTGGCACAAGAACGAGGAGATTGATTTGCTTGCTCTGAACGAACGGGAGAAGAAGGCTTTGCTGGTTGAGGTTAAGTGGAAAGAGCTGAAGAGGAGAGAAGCCAAAGGCATTTTAAAAGACCTTGAAAGAAAGGCCGAGCTCGTTGGGCTTGACGGCTGGGAGAAGAGCTACGGAATTGTAGCTAAGAACATCAAAGGCGAGGATGAAATACGGGGAGAAAGATGGCTTGTCTGGGAGTTGAGGGACTTTAGCAGGCTGATGCAGGAAGAAAATGGATAA